In Alkalihalobacillus sp. FSL W8-0930, a single window of DNA contains:
- a CDS encoding LCP family protein, producing MKKGFKIAIIVVSVLFLAGVGFTYYVYDSIRDTANAIHEPISGRQLSTRDVNIENSDPVSFLIAGIDARGDNLSGRSDTMILVTVNPKLNSIKMLSVPRDTRTEIVGKGTIEKITHAYAYGGPAMAMDSVENLFNVNIDHYVTINMEGFKELIDALGGVSVNSDLAFSWEGYSFTEGPQFLNGEEALAYTRMRKEDPRGDFGRAARQREIVEAVIKEAAQFSSITKAGDMLNVVGGSVKTDMSLDDMWTLQNNYRNALGTIDQLEFDYTTPTIDGLSYVVLSDETIADISKELREHLELD from the coding sequence ATGAAAAAAGGTTTTAAGATTGCGATAATTGTTGTTAGTGTACTGTTTTTAGCAGGTGTTGGCTTTACTTATTACGTTTATGATTCAATTCGCGACACTGCTAATGCAATTCATGAGCCAATTAGTGGTCGCCAACTCTCCACTCGTGATGTAAACATCGAAAACTCAGATCCTGTCTCCTTTCTCATTGCTGGAATTGATGCACGGGGGGATAATTTGTCAGGTCGTTCAGACACAATGATCCTGGTGACTGTAAATCCAAAATTAAATTCCATAAAAATGTTAAGTGTTCCTCGAGATACGCGAACTGAAATCGTTGGAAAAGGAACAATTGAAAAGATTACTCATGCTTATGCCTACGGTGGACCAGCCATGGCCATGGATTCAGTTGAGAACTTATTTAATGTTAATATTGATCACTATGTAACAATTAATATGGAAGGTTTTAAAGAGCTTATTGACGCACTTGGCGGAGTTTCGGTTAATAGCGATCTAGCGTTTAGTTGGGAAGGATATAGTTTTACAGAGGGCCCACAATTCCTTAACGGCGAAGAAGCTTTAGCGTATACGCGTATGAGAAAAGAAGATCCTCGCGGGGATTTTGGACGTGCCGCACGCCAACGAGAGATTGTTGAAGCTGTTATTAAAGAAGCTGCACAATTTAGTTCAATTACAAAAGCAGGCGACATGCTAAATGTTGTTGGTGGTTCTGTTAAGACTGATATGTCATTGGATGATATGTGGACTTTACAAAACAATTATCGTAATGCGTTAGGTACTATTGACCAGCTTGAATTTGATTATACTACCCCTACTATTGATGGTTTATCTTATGTTGTCTTAAGTGATGAAACGATCGCAGATATTAGTAAAGAGTTACGCGAGCATTTAGAACTAGATTAA
- a CDS encoding nucleotidyltransferase domain-containing protein — MPKQRLALQQRIEGDLLQDKRIIGVFYGGSIGTKTTDIYSDIDVRIVVSDEHYERYRLAKRVRAKCWGDVLFFEDLPCTNYSVAHYDSFLKVDSFYYRTRDLVASVWLQNVKVLLDRGGFLHELVAESRKLRYEPSVEEVIVLRTKFLAHSHEVYRRARRGEWNYALNCLNYLRMIVVTAWCMDKRIQPNTLGDWAKYEGARSQLDEWQLVFLAEWDGRRDAEDMLSKVRMMFDEFKTVHRSLCACVGIDEESEMMDRVMGMVV, encoded by the coding sequence TTGCCTAAACAACGCTTAGCCTTGCAACAAAGAATTGAGGGTGACTTACTTCAGGATAAACGCATAATTGGCGTCTTTTATGGAGGGTCGATTGGAACGAAGACTACAGACATCTATTCTGACATTGATGTGCGTATTGTTGTGAGTGATGAGCATTATGAACGCTATCGATTGGCTAAACGAGTGCGAGCTAAATGTTGGGGAGATGTGCTCTTTTTTGAGGATCTGCCTTGTACGAATTATAGTGTGGCTCACTATGATTCTTTTTTAAAGGTAGATTCGTTTTATTATCGAACACGGGATCTTGTGGCCTCGGTATGGCTTCAGAACGTTAAGGTTTTGTTGGATCGGGGTGGATTTTTACATGAGCTCGTTGCAGAGTCGAGGAAACTGCGGTATGAGCCGAGTGTTGAGGAAGTCATAGTATTGCGAACGAAGTTTCTCGCCCATTCTCATGAGGTCTATCGACGTGCGAGACGTGGTGAGTGGAATTATGCTCTCAACTGTCTGAATTACTTACGAATGATTGTAGTGACAGCCTGGTGTATGGATAAGAGAATCCAGCCGAATACACTTGGAGATTGGGCCAAGTATGAAGGTGCGCGGAGTCAATTAGATGAGTGGCAACTTGTGTTCTTGGCCGAGTGGGATGGAAGGCGAGATGCTGAGGATATGTTGAGTAAGGTGCGGATGATGTTTGATGAGTTTAAGACTGTGCACCGGAGTTTGTGTGCGTGTGTTGGGATTGATGAGGAAAGTGAGATGATGGATCGGGTGATGGGGATGGTTGTTTAG
- a CDS encoding peptidoglycan-binding protein — protein sequence MNQATKMKKAVLTTTVATGIVLAAPTIADAALGDQTLRQGMSHSDVTQLQDELKSKGFFTYEKSTGYYGTITTDAVRKFQQANGLSADGIAGPKTIGALKGGSSSQKATSSSQASTNVSYSGILRVGSSGNQVKQLQSQLRSAGFLNKEPNGQYDNTTKDAVISFQRSKNLQVDGIAGPKTFAALNNTGGSKAPAPSNQTTKNTNSSPSATSSILRVGSRGAAVTELQSQLRSVGVFNQNPTGYYGNDTRDAVRKFQSANGLTADGIAGPKTFAKLGQGSTYKPNTEVKSETVSNNNNSGATVTNIVAEASKHIGVPYKWGGGSPSGFDCSGFIQYVFKQQGISVPRTAASQYSAGKSVSSLQVGDVVFFETYKAGPSHNGIYIGNNQFIHSGSSSGVTITSMDNSYWKPRYIGAKRF from the coding sequence TTGAACCAAGCAACTAAGATGAAAAAGGCCGTATTAACAACAACTGTCGCTACAGGAATCGTACTTGCCGCTCCAACCATCGCAGACGCAGCACTAGGAGATCAGACACTTCGCCAAGGGATGAGTCACTCAGACGTTACTCAGCTTCAAGACGAGCTGAAGTCAAAAGGTTTCTTTACATACGAAAAATCAACTGGATACTACGGAACGATCACAACAGACGCTGTTCGTAAGTTCCAACAAGCAAACGGATTATCCGCAGATGGAATTGCTGGACCGAAAACAATCGGTGCACTTAAAGGCGGATCATCGTCTCAAAAAGCGACTTCATCGTCACAAGCATCAACAAATGTTTCCTACTCAGGCATTTTACGCGTAGGATCTAGTGGCAACCAAGTGAAACAATTACAATCACAATTACGTTCTGCTGGATTCTTAAACAAAGAACCTAACGGACAATACGACAACACAACAAAAGACGCAGTCATCTCATTCCAACGTAGCAAGAACCTACAAGTAGACGGAATTGCAGGTCCAAAAACATTTGCAGCACTAAATAACACAGGTGGCTCAAAAGCACCAGCACCATCAAACCAAACAACAAAGAACACCAACTCAAGCCCATCTGCAACATCAAGCATCCTACGTGTTGGAAGCAGAGGAGCTGCGGTAACTGAGCTTCAATCGCAACTACGCTCCGTTGGCGTGTTCAACCAGAATCCAACAGGCTACTACGGAAATGACACACGCGACGCCGTGCGTAAATTCCAAAGTGCCAATGGGCTGACAGCAGACGGAATTGCAGGTCCAAAAACATTCGCGAAACTAGGACAAGGCTCAACATACAAGCCAAACACTGAAGTGAAAAGTGAAACAGTAAGCAACAACAATAACTCAGGTGCAACCGTTACAAACATCGTAGCCGAAGCTTCTAAGCACATCGGCGTACCATATAAATGGGGCGGTGGCTCACCATCTGGATTTGACTGCAGCGGATTCATCCAATATGTCTTCAAACAACAAGGCATCTCAGTCCCAAGAACCGCAGCATCACAATACAGCGCCGGAAAAAGCGTATCCTCCCTACAAGTGGGAGACGTCGTCTTTTTCGAAACATACAAAGCCGGCCCATCACACAACGGAATCTACATCGGAAACAACCAGTTCATCCACTCCGGATCTAGCTCAGGCGTAACGATCACAAGCATGGACAACAGCTACTGGAAACCACGCTACATCGGTGCAAAACGCTTTTAA
- a CDS encoding agmatinase family protein, translated as MSTNNSMLYGNTPPFLGAINGTTDSYEKADVLIYGVPWEGAVTWGDYTGCELGPKVMRLCSGRYSGYLPELDHIDVFEHLTLADLGDVDVVPADVDETMNRIAKFAKDVWKTKAFPIALGGDHGITYPIVRGLTEAYPDKKIGILHLDTHYDNMPHHEGEKYARSTPFARLYELDGVVNESLIHTGIHGPRNKPATGRYAKEAGAKTVTVNQIREATDLREFAGELYDMASANVDLVYLSICSDVLDVAFNPGGPADVNGLTSYELLTLVYEFASRGLVGMDFVEVYPQQDANDISSHFASTLALYALAGHINYKK; from the coding sequence ATGTCTACCAACAATTCAATGCTGTATGGAAATACCCCGCCCTTTCTCGGAGCGATTAATGGAACAACCGATTCCTATGAAAAGGCGGATGTTCTGATTTATGGTGTGCCATGGGAAGGTGCTGTCACCTGGGGAGATTACACAGGCTGTGAGCTCGGACCTAAAGTGATGCGCTTATGTTCTGGGCGTTACTCAGGGTATTTACCGGAGCTCGATCACATCGATGTGTTTGAGCACTTAACTCTAGCAGATCTAGGGGACGTAGATGTCGTTCCAGCCGACGTAGATGAGACGATGAACCGTATTGCGAAGTTTGCAAAGGATGTCTGGAAAACAAAGGCGTTTCCAATCGCACTTGGAGGCGATCATGGGATTACCTATCCAATCGTGCGTGGCTTAACTGAAGCATACCCTGATAAGAAAATCGGTATTTTACACCTAGATACGCATTACGATAATATGCCTCACCATGAAGGCGAAAAGTACGCTCGCTCTACACCATTTGCTAGATTATATGAGCTGGATGGCGTAGTGAATGAGAGCTTGATTCACACAGGAATTCACGGACCGCGTAATAAGCCTGCGACCGGACGTTATGCGAAAGAAGCCGGGGCCAAAACGGTGACTGTGAACCAGATTCGTGAAGCGACTGACCTACGAGAGTTCGCGGGTGAATTATATGACATGGCTAGTGCCAATGTCGATTTAGTATACCTATCTATTTGCAGTGATGTATTAGATGTGGCCTTTAATCCCGGAGGACCCGCCGACGTAAATGGTCTCACAAGCTATGAATTACTGACTCTTGTCTATGAATTTGCATCAAGAGGACTTGTTGGAATGGATTTTGTTGAAGTCTACCCTCAGCAGGACGCAAACGATATTTCCTCACATTTTGCCTCAACCCTTGCGCTTTATGCACTGGCAGGACACATCAATTATAAAAAATAA
- a CDS encoding competence protein ComK: MTTYTPHIQHADDYEITQDTLLIKPLYDIEFSSVIMESNQTYYVKQTPLQLIKQACLTNGSSFDGRSTFSVSSLGIKSKPPILISESQAIIAAPTHSPSNPRCEWFFSRHVVAIDETNQEGKNGTQVTFRDRTKVFFDISHNQFLGALTKAHRCQAFLQNFQ, translated from the coding sequence ATGACAACATATACACCACACATTCAGCACGCGGACGATTATGAGATTACTCAGGATACGTTACTGATTAAACCCTTATATGATATTGAATTCTCGTCCGTAATCATGGAATCGAATCAAACATACTACGTAAAACAAACGCCTCTTCAGTTAATTAAACAAGCTTGCTTAACAAACGGTTCAAGCTTCGATGGCCGTTCAACGTTTAGTGTGTCAAGTCTAGGAATCAAATCTAAGCCCCCGATCTTAATCAGTGAAAGCCAAGCGATTATCGCGGCACCGACACATTCACCTTCAAATCCAAGATGTGAGTGGTTCTTTTCAAGGCACGTAGTAGCAATTGATGAAACGAATCAAGAAGGAAAGAATGGTACACAGGTCACGTTCAGGGACCGTACCAAAGTTTTCTTTGACATCTCACACAATCAATTTCTTGGCGCGCTAACCAAAGCACACAGATGCCAAGCATTCCTACAAAACTTTCAATAA
- a CDS encoding sigma-70 family RNA polymerase sigma factor: MNSTFDQVLTQYTPLIKSQIKRLSLMQHYDEAYQVAMIALWDAHRRFSPEKGEFAAFAQLRVRGDLISYLRKEIRMAERFVLTDESSEHLLENLSIEDEYENSGFYFTPFLNQLSPRELLYVEQVLIQGNSIKSVAAKEHVTVNTVASWSKTARRKLREMGKTLGDPRKMKD; the protein is encoded by the coding sequence ATGAATTCTACGTTCGATCAGGTACTAACTCAGTACACCCCACTTATTAAGAGTCAGATTAAACGACTAAGTCTCATGCAGCATTATGATGAAGCCTATCAAGTTGCGATGATCGCCCTGTGGGACGCTCATCGCCGCTTCTCTCCGGAAAAAGGGGAATTTGCAGCCTTTGCACAGCTGCGTGTACGCGGTGATCTCATTTCCTACTTGCGTAAGGAGATTCGCATGGCAGAACGATTTGTACTGACGGATGAATCCTCAGAACATCTGCTTGAGAATCTTTCTATCGAAGATGAATACGAGAACTCCGGGTTTTACTTCACTCCTTTCTTGAACCAATTATCACCACGCGAACTGCTCTACGTTGAACAGGTGCTTATTCAAGGAAACAGCATCAAGTCTGTTGCTGCCAAAGAACATGTAACAGTGAACACTGTCGCCAGCTGGAGCAAAACGGCGCGTCGTAAACTCCGAGAAATGGGAAAAACCCTCGGAGATCCACGAAAAATGAAGGATTAA
- a CDS encoding response regulator transcription factor has translation MARAQILLIDDSDDLYEKLDRDAKKEKFILIRQRSDFMLERVMQMLEPKLIILGEALLDREPLELCTLLRGQTVIPIIMTLGQTFTMENVIEAGANDFLSTPVPYEELLLRVKAHLNHYKRTRDQQQCELQLNGLSIDLISQKVQHHHKQIDLSAQEFKLLTFLAHSPNTVFSSNQLFYHVWGDERPYDPGTVMVHISNIRKKLPLKEGDPCFIQTIHGVGYTIHDFYC, from the coding sequence ATGGCAAGGGCACAAATTCTTCTGATAGATGACAGTGATGATTTGTACGAAAAGTTGGACCGAGATGCAAAGAAAGAAAAGTTTATTCTTATCAGGCAACGAAGTGACTTCATGCTTGAAAGAGTCATGCAGATGCTCGAACCTAAGCTCATTATTCTTGGAGAAGCCTTACTAGACAGGGAGCCACTCGAGTTATGCACACTCCTTCGAGGTCAGACAGTGATCCCCATCATCATGACTCTTGGACAAACATTCACGATGGAAAACGTAATCGAAGCGGGAGCTAATGATTTTCTTTCAACGCCTGTCCCGTATGAAGAGTTGCTGTTACGTGTAAAAGCACACCTGAATCATTATAAGCGAACGCGTGATCAACAACAGTGTGAGCTCCAGCTCAATGGTCTTTCCATTGATTTAATATCACAGAAAGTCCAGCATCATCATAAACAGATTGATCTATCAGCCCAAGAGTTTAAGCTCCTGACATTTCTTGCGCACAGTCCAAACACTGTCTTTAGCTCGAACCAGCTGTTTTACCATGTATGGGGAGATGAGCGGCCCTATGATCCTGGTACAGTCATGGTTCATATTAGTAACATCCGAAAGAAGCTTCCTTTAAAAGAAGGGGACCCTTGCTTTATCCAAACCATTCATGGGGTGGGGTATACCATCCATGATTTCTATTGTTAG
- the fabZ gene encoding 3-hydroxyacyl-ACP dehydratase FabZ: MLTIEQIKEIIPHRYPFLLIDRVDEVEEGKRAVAIKNVTANEEFFNGHFPDYPVMPGVLILEALAQTGAVSILTKEENKGKIGLFGGIEKCRFKRQVKPGDQLRLEVEITRLKGPVAKAHGVATVNGEVAVEADMTFALQQNS, from the coding sequence ATGTTAACAATTGAACAAATTAAAGAGATTATTCCCCACCGCTATCCCTTCTTATTGATTGACCGTGTGGATGAAGTAGAAGAGGGCAAACGTGCTGTGGCAATTAAAAATGTAACAGCAAACGAGGAGTTTTTTAACGGGCATTTCCCGGACTATCCTGTGATGCCAGGTGTGCTGATCTTAGAGGCACTTGCACAGACGGGAGCGGTTTCGATTCTGACAAAGGAAGAGAACAAAGGGAAGATTGGTTTGTTTGGAGGCATTGAGAAATGTCGTTTCAAGCGTCAGGTAAAGCCCGGTGATCAGCTTCGTCTGGAAGTTGAAATCACTCGTTTAAAAGGACCTGTGGCTAAAGCACATGGTGTGGCAACAGTAAACGGCGAAGTGGCTGTGGAAGCAGACATGACGTTTGCCCTGCAACAAAACAGTTAA
- a CDS encoding alpha/beta hydrolase family protein, with protein sequence MASFHGHFVPESLGMQTGLQIILPEHTQTTHPRRTLYLLHGRGDNETNWVRRTAIERYADTHGIAVIMPNADTSFYTDMAYGKNYWTYISEELPHIVNTHFKIETSPEHTYVAGLSMGGYGAFKLALNHPDRFRAAASFSGAVDVRGLMSAVPEEQQDERERSLTSIFGRDPDLDAIGADLFSLVTKHQQAGRALPELYQYCGTDDFLYDMNIRFRDHLKDRGVDAYYEEEKADHTWDYWDYCIESFLEKICK encoded by the coding sequence TTGGCTAGTTTTCACGGACACTTTGTACCAGAATCACTTGGCATGCAAACCGGACTACAGATTATTCTTCCCGAACACACGCAAACCACACACCCAAGAAGAACCCTCTACCTCTTGCACGGGCGAGGCGATAACGAAACCAACTGGGTCAGACGCACCGCAATCGAACGATACGCCGACACACATGGCATTGCCGTCATCATGCCAAACGCCGATACCAGCTTTTACACCGACATGGCCTACGGCAAAAACTATTGGACCTACATCTCAGAAGAACTCCCTCACATCGTAAACACTCACTTTAAAATCGAAACCAGCCCCGAGCACACCTATGTCGCCGGCCTCTCTATGGGCGGATACGGAGCATTCAAGCTCGCCCTTAACCACCCAGACCGCTTCCGAGCAGCCGCAAGCTTCTCAGGCGCAGTTGATGTCCGAGGCTTAATGAGCGCCGTCCCAGAAGAACAGCAAGATGAGCGCGAGCGCAGCTTAACCAGCATCTTCGGCCGCGATCCCGATCTCGATGCAATCGGAGCCGACCTCTTCTCTCTAGTAACGAAGCACCAGCAAGCAGGACGCGCGCTGCCCGAGCTTTATCAATACTGTGGCACCGATGACTTTTTGTATGACATGAATATTAGATTTCGCGATCATTTGAAGGATCGCGGTGTTGATGCGTATTACGAGGAAGAGAAAGCAGATCATACGTGGGACTATTGGGATTATTGTATTGAATCGTTTTTGGAGAAGATTTGTAAGTAA